A DNA window from Agarivorans sp. TSD2052 contains the following coding sequences:
- a CDS encoding BufA1 family periplasmic bufferin-type metallophore: MKRSNIAIATAVTGLIALGTLTATPAVAAGKEKCYGVSKAGKNDCATKTSSCAGTAKTDNQTDAFVVLPKGLCDKLAGGSKESS, encoded by the coding sequence ATGAAACGTTCAAATATTGCTATCGCTACTGCTGTTACAGGTTTAATCGCTTTAGGTACGCTAACAGCTACTCCCGCTGTTGCAGCAGGCAAAGAGAAATGTTACGGCGTGAGTAAAGCCGGAAAAAATGATTGTGCGACCAAAACTAGCTCTTGCGCTGGTACAGCTAAAACCGACAACCAAACTGATGCCTTTGTTGTTTTACCTAAAGGCTTATGTGACAAACTAGCTGGCGGTAGCAAAGAGTCTAGCTAA
- a CDS encoding TetR/AcrR family transcriptional regulator, whose protein sequence is MRQGTKSKILDAAERLFAERGFADTSLRLITSHAEVNLASVNYHFGSKKELIQAVLMRYLEQFMPLVDKAMLDHINGEAAPSLDQVFSSFIDPLLEMNHVKKHGTAMFLLLLGRGYTDSQGHLRKFITHHFGEVLSRFQDAVRLAYPELSDSDIFWRLHFTLGTVVFTMASSTALKEIASADFNEELNTEGLIRKVIPYLAAGVGAPT, encoded by the coding sequence GTGAGACAAGGAACTAAAAGTAAGATCCTCGATGCAGCGGAACGTTTGTTTGCTGAACGAGGGTTTGCAGATACCTCGTTGAGGTTAATTACCTCTCATGCAGAGGTGAATCTTGCTTCCGTAAATTATCATTTCGGTTCGAAAAAAGAGCTGATTCAAGCGGTTTTAATGCGCTATCTTGAGCAGTTTATGCCGTTGGTAGACAAAGCGATGCTTGATCACATCAATGGTGAGGCCGCACCGAGCTTAGACCAAGTATTCTCTTCTTTCATTGATCCTCTTCTAGAAATGAATCACGTAAAGAAACATGGCACCGCAATGTTCTTACTGTTATTGGGAAGAGGGTACACAGACAGCCAAGGTCACTTAAGAAAATTTATTACTCACCACTTCGGTGAGGTATTGAGCCGTTTCCAAGATGCGGTGAGGCTGGCATACCCAGAGTTATCTGATAGTGACATTTTCTGGCGTTTGCACTTCACCTTAGGCACCGTTGTATTCACCATGGCGTCAAGTACCGCGCTAAAAGAAATTGCTAGTGCTGACTTCAACGAAGAACTAAATACCGAAGGTTTGATCCGTAAAGTTATCCCCTATTTGGCAGCCGGTGTCGGCGCGCCAACTTAA
- a CDS encoding acyl-CoA dehydrogenase, which produces MTIVLMLVTALVVLMCIPDTRKKLVTRPAFKMFKKILPPLSQTEKEAMEAGSVWWDGELFAGKPDWNKLHSYPKATLSEDEQAFMDVQVATLLDMLDDFDIVQNQRDLPKHVWDYLKAEGFFALIIPKSYGGREFSAIANSTIVSTIATRSLSAAVTVMVPNSLGPGELLLHYGTQEQKDHWLPGLADGTHVPCFALTGPEAGSDAGAIPDKGIICKGDFNGEEVLGIRLNWNKRYITLAPVATVLGLAFKLYDPEHLIGEQEELGITCALIPTDHPGVRTGDRHFPLGLAFMNGPTFGEDVFIPLDWIIGGVDYAGKGWRMLVECLSAGRGISLPALGTAVGHMSSRTTSAYAYVRKQFGLSIGRFEGVEEALARIGGMTYQLEAARRLTAGALDLDQSPAIVTAIAKYHMTEMARTVLDDAMDIHSGRAIQLGAMNYLGHAYNGIPVAITVEGANILTRNLMIFGQGATRCHPYVLKELQAAANPDEEAGLAEFDNLLLKHIAFGAGNFVGSLFQGLTGAAFNSSPVSGDTAVYYRQLTRMSRGLALCADMSMLILGGDLKRKERISARLGDVLSHLYLASATLKHYEDQGRPAEDLPFVKWAIERNLHEIGIAFEGFFQNFSNRVLARVLKTVVFPYGNRFKLADDQVGHQICETMMTPGSARERLSKLCVTTGSEGDAVAIIEQAFLAMYQVRPLERKIAKAQKAGQLPRKVALSEIVESALAQDILSQDEASELLAADKLRYEAIQVDHFEPGVLEGKNAPIDSEANVA; this is translated from the coding sequence ATGACTATTGTATTAATGCTAGTGACCGCTTTGGTGGTGCTAATGTGTATACCCGATACGCGTAAAAAGCTGGTCACTCGACCTGCTTTTAAAATGTTCAAAAAAATCTTGCCGCCGTTGTCTCAAACAGAGAAAGAAGCGATGGAAGCGGGGTCGGTATGGTGGGACGGCGAGCTATTTGCTGGCAAACCAGATTGGAACAAACTGCATAGCTACCCCAAAGCGACCTTAAGCGAAGATGAACAAGCCTTCATGGATGTTCAGGTTGCGACCTTATTGGACATGCTAGATGATTTTGACATTGTACAAAATCAGCGTGATTTGCCTAAACATGTTTGGGATTACTTAAAAGCAGAAGGTTTTTTTGCACTGATTATCCCTAAAAGCTATGGGGGCCGCGAGTTTTCGGCGATTGCTAACTCAACCATCGTAAGTACCATTGCTACTCGCAGTTTGTCTGCGGCGGTAACGGTAATGGTTCCTAACTCTTTAGGCCCTGGTGAGTTGTTGCTTCATTATGGTACCCAAGAGCAAAAAGATCATTGGCTGCCGGGTTTAGCCGACGGTACGCATGTGCCTTGTTTTGCACTCACCGGTCCTGAAGCGGGTTCAGATGCGGGGGCCATCCCTGATAAAGGCATTATCTGCAAAGGCGACTTTAATGGTGAAGAGGTGCTTGGTATTCGTTTAAACTGGAACAAGCGTTATATAACTTTAGCACCAGTAGCCACGGTATTAGGGCTAGCATTTAAGCTGTATGATCCAGAGCATCTAATCGGTGAACAAGAAGAGTTAGGCATCACTTGCGCGTTAATTCCTACCGACCATCCCGGAGTGCGCACTGGCGACCGCCATTTCCCACTCGGTTTGGCCTTTATGAATGGCCCTACTTTTGGTGAAGATGTATTTATTCCCTTAGATTGGATCATTGGTGGTGTTGACTACGCGGGTAAAGGATGGCGCATGTTGGTGGAGTGCTTGTCTGCTGGCCGCGGTATTTCATTGCCGGCACTGGGCACTGCAGTGGGCCACATGAGCTCGCGCACCACTAGTGCTTACGCCTACGTGCGCAAACAATTTGGTTTATCAATTGGTCGTTTTGAAGGGGTAGAGGAAGCGCTGGCTCGGATTGGCGGCATGACCTATCAACTAGAGGCGGCGCGCCGACTAACTGCAGGTGCGCTTGATTTAGACCAAAGCCCCGCGATTGTTACTGCTATTGCCAAGTACCATATGACCGAAATGGCCCGTACAGTGTTAGACGACGCTATGGATATTCATTCTGGGCGCGCTATTCAACTGGGTGCAATGAATTACCTTGGCCATGCTTACAACGGTATTCCGGTGGCTATTACCGTAGAAGGCGCCAATATCTTAACCCGTAACCTAATGATCTTTGGTCAAGGTGCGACCCGTTGTCACCCTTACGTGTTAAAAGAGTTACAAGCTGCAGCAAATCCTGATGAAGAAGCAGGTTTGGCTGAATTTGATAACTTACTCCTGAAACACATCGCCTTTGGTGCGGGTAACTTTGTAGGCAGTTTATTCCAAGGTTTAACCGGCGCGGCATTTAACTCAAGCCCTGTATCGGGTGACACAGCCGTTTACTACCGACAGTTAACGCGAATGAGCCGCGGCTTAGCCTTATGTGCTGATATGTCAATGTTGATACTAGGTGGCGATCTTAAACGTAAAGAGCGGATCTCTGCCCGTTTAGGTGACGTACTTAGCCACTTGTACTTAGCGTCAGCTACCTTGAAGCACTATGAAGATCAAGGTCGCCCAGCTGAAGATTTACCTTTTGTGAAGTGGGCTATTGAGCGTAACCTGCATGAGATAGGCATAGCCTTTGAAGGTTTCTTCCAAAACTTCTCAAATCGGGTGCTTGCTCGCGTGTTAAAAACCGTGGTATTCCCTTATGGTAATCGCTTTAAATTAGCAGACGACCAAGTGGGTCATCAAATTTGTGAAACCATGATGACACCAGGCTCAGCGCGTGAGCGTTTAAGCAAGCTATGTGTTACCACGGGTAGCGAAGGCGATGCTGTAGCGATCATTGAGCAGGCATTTTTAGCGATGTACCAAGTGCGTCCACTAGAGCGTAAGATTGCCAAAGCCCAAAAAGCGGGGCAACTACCGCGCAAAGTGGCCTTATCTGAGATCGTTGAATCTGCCTTAGCTCAAGACATCTTAAGCCAAGATGAAGCAAGCGAGTTACTAGCTGCAGATAAGCTACGTTACGAGGCTATTCAAGTGGATCACTTTGAACCGGGTGTATTAGAAGGCAAAAATGCGCCGATTGACTCAGAGGCAAACGTTGCTTAA
- a CDS encoding oligogalacturonate-specific porin KdgM family protein: MNKMKTLPIAIAAVFLSGTAVAGQLDIRTEYKHETEQHAGRIKIGDSTKVSDAGSWNYSVEMKFESGENADGTEGGFLQNLQRGDSEFDWGYKHKLNKKWYVHPGMPITFGNNRITYKPQFRVGYKSDFGLKTALRYRYEIRKYSEEASSYGGETWNKSKITLTGGYKIKSMPNLKLDYEANYWYSHEFDVDTGKDRQFDNGADNWDLGLFVGYQIENWRPYFELWNSSVSSKTNERQLKTRIGVKYKF; the protein is encoded by the coding sequence ATGAATAAAATGAAAACCTTACCAATTGCCATTGCCGCTGTTTTTTTAAGTGGCACAGCCGTCGCCGGACAGCTTGATATCCGTACTGAATACAAGCATGAAACTGAACAGCATGCTGGACGTATTAAAATCGGTGACTCGACAAAAGTGAGTGACGCAGGTAGCTGGAACTACAGCGTAGAAATGAAGTTTGAAAGCGGTGAAAACGCCGATGGCACCGAGGGTGGCTTCTTACAAAACTTACAACGTGGTGATTCAGAGTTTGATTGGGGCTATAAGCACAAATTAAACAAAAAATGGTATGTACATCCAGGGATGCCGATTACCTTCGGCAACAACAGAATTACCTATAAGCCGCAATTTCGCGTTGGTTACAAGTCTGATTTTGGTTTAAAAACTGCGCTTCGTTACCGCTACGAAATCCGTAAATACTCGGAAGAAGCAAGCTCTTACGGTGGTGAAACTTGGAATAAATCTAAGATAACATTAACCGGTGGCTATAAAATTAAGAGCATGCCTAATCTTAAATTAGATTATGAAGCCAACTACTGGTACAGCCATGAATTTGACGTTGATACAGGCAAAGACAGACAGTTTGATAATGGTGCAGACAACTGGGATTTAGGTCTATTTGTTGGCTACCAAATTGAAAACTGGCGCCCATACTTCGAGCTATGGAACTCAAGCGTGAGTAGTAAAACCAACGAACGTCAACTTAAAACGCGTATCGGTGTTAAGTACAAGTTCTAA
- a CDS encoding DUF4174 domain-containing protein codes for MRLLVMILLSILPMWLHAFPTSGEYRSHRSILFFAPQVDQHVEQFMADELRHRCQIDEREVVILVVAGEQSINPSRALSRQGIRYLREKYQIEDRRHVAVLVGKDGYEKHRWGAFTNWQEVFTIIDNMPMRQQEIAHASSACFT; via the coding sequence ATGAGATTATTAGTGATGATTTTGTTGTCTATCTTGCCAATGTGGCTACATGCGTTTCCTACTAGTGGTGAATATCGCAGTCATCGGAGTATCTTGTTTTTTGCCCCGCAAGTTGATCAACATGTTGAGCAGTTTATGGCGGATGAGTTACGCCATCGTTGCCAAATTGACGAACGTGAAGTCGTTATTTTGGTTGTGGCCGGTGAGCAGTCAATTAACCCATCGCGCGCATTAAGCCGTCAAGGGATCAGATACCTTCGTGAAAAATATCAAATAGAAGATAGGCGGCACGTTGCAGTTTTAGTGGGCAAAGACGGTTACGAGAAGCATCGCTGGGGAGCCTTCACCAATTGGCAGGAAGTCTTTACTATCATAGACAACATGCCGATGCGCCAACAGGAAATAGCTCACGCTAGTAGCGCTTGTTTTACCTAG
- a CDS encoding methyl-accepting chemotaxis protein: MSSDNVNTEQTLRNDVYVLRLLLIQPPILFISGLLGSQLTFFAIISAIAILLITLAAYQLLKGTHLFGIVAAVLMMTTSAALIQTQMGMIEMHFHIFASMAVFLIYQRWQPLLAALLTVAVHHLLFTYIQLQQGSMFGQQIMIFAGECNWNITFIHAVFAAVETAILMLLASFMRRESSANQRIAIAIKTISENKDLTIRLNSESSSAELAFNSMLDQLSQLFTDYRDIAKQMSTTTDELKHTSDLTQQEVNIYEQQANTISHTAQDVIQRINEVADNSHMSATQAKEAATSSISDRQSALNVMKDMGLLEANTTEVRGSLTDLTSEVSAITNLLEGIRSISEQTNLLALNAAIEAARAGESGRGFAVVADEVRSLAQRTSQSTDEISTVLNRLNVSMLKTVESMDLGQKRTEDNVKHTNNIAEGLGLRSEQIGQVAQLSEQVADETKSQSAILTNVGNDILENTDSIQKLALQVQELASAAENIQLIAKAYQTKAATYKV; this comes from the coding sequence ATGAGTAGCGATAACGTTAATACTGAACAAACTTTGCGTAACGATGTTTATGTTTTGCGATTACTGTTAATTCAGCCGCCAATATTATTCATTAGTGGCTTATTAGGCTCGCAACTTACCTTCTTTGCCATTATTAGCGCTATTGCTATTTTGCTCATTACTTTGGCAGCCTATCAATTGCTTAAAGGTACCCACCTTTTTGGTATTGTGGCGGCAGTATTGATGATGACTACGTCAGCTGCATTGATTCAAACCCAAATGGGAATGATTGAAATGCATTTTCATATTTTTGCGTCGATGGCCGTGTTTCTCATTTATCAACGGTGGCAGCCCTTGCTTGCAGCCCTATTAACGGTTGCCGTACACCACCTTTTGTTTACTTATATTCAGTTGCAACAGGGCAGCATGTTTGGCCAACAAATAATGATTTTTGCGGGTGAATGTAATTGGAATATCACTTTTATTCATGCAGTATTTGCCGCAGTAGAAACGGCCATATTGATGCTGCTTGCGTCTTTTATGCGTCGTGAATCATCGGCTAATCAGCGTATTGCCATAGCCATTAAAACTATCTCAGAGAACAAAGACCTCACTATTCGTTTGAATTCTGAAAGCAGTTCCGCTGAGCTGGCGTTTAACTCGATGTTAGATCAATTATCGCAGCTATTTACCGATTATAGAGATATAGCAAAACAAATGAGTACCACGACAGACGAGCTTAAGCACACCAGTGATTTAACTCAGCAAGAGGTAAACATTTACGAACAGCAAGCCAATACTATTTCACATACCGCTCAAGATGTTATTCAGCGAATTAATGAAGTAGCAGATAATAGTCACATGTCAGCCACCCAGGCTAAAGAAGCGGCGACCTCTAGTATAAGTGATAGGCAAAGCGCCTTAAACGTAATGAAAGATATGGGCTTACTGGAAGCGAACACTACAGAAGTGAGGGGCTCTCTAACCGATTTAACTTCCGAGGTGAGCGCCATTACTAACCTGTTGGAAGGCATTCGTAGTATCTCTGAGCAAACCAATTTATTAGCGCTAAACGCTGCCATTGAAGCCGCTAGAGCGGGGGAGTCGGGTAGAGGGTTTGCGGTAGTAGCCGATGAAGTAAGGTCATTGGCGCAACGCACCAGTCAATCTACCGATGAGATATCTACCGTACTCAATCGGCTCAATGTAAGTATGCTTAAAACGGTCGAATCTATGGACCTTGGGCAAAAACGTACCGAAGACAATGTAAAACACACTAACAATATAGCTGAAGGTTTGGGGCTACGTTCAGAGCAAATAGGTCAAGTAGCACAGCTAAGTGAACAGGTGGCAGACGAAACCAAGTCACAATCTGCCATTTTGACCAATGTGGGTAATGATATATTAGAGAATACCGATTCCATTCAAAAGTTAGCTTTACAAGTTCAGGAATTAGCGAGCGCCGCAGAGAATATTCAGCTTATTGCCAAAGCTTACCAAACTAAGGCGGCCACTTATAAAGTCTAG
- a CDS encoding glucokinase translates to MAGFGLIADVGGTNIRLALVELKTGEIGRLHKYLCADYPSIADVIALYLKEQQETVTQACIAIACPTDKDWIAMTNHSWAFSKQAVQEQLGFDNLYVINDYTGIAMSIPTLTDEQKIQIGGEEAKSGAPIAVYGPGTGLGVAHLIHHDSEYVCIPGEGGHVEFAANDEKEAHVLSFLQKRYGHVSAERLLSGPGLVNIYQGLMDFHGKVGEDYQPSDVTSRGVDGSCPVCVEAMEVFCRALGSFGGNLALNMSTFGGVYIAGGIITRFMEFFNNSEFRARFEAKGRFVDFVAKVPVFIITEEQPGLQGAAAYLRQSNGYRI, encoded by the coding sequence ATGGCCGGTTTTGGTTTAATCGCTGATGTAGGTGGTACAAATATTCGTTTGGCGTTAGTAGAGTTAAAGACTGGTGAAATAGGCCGATTACACAAATACTTGTGTGCTGACTACCCAAGTATCGCAGACGTTATTGCTCTTTACTTGAAAGAGCAGCAAGAAACGGTTACCCAAGCTTGTATAGCGATTGCCTGCCCAACCGATAAAGATTGGATAGCAATGACCAACCATAGCTGGGCTTTTTCGAAGCAAGCCGTGCAAGAGCAACTTGGCTTTGACAACCTGTATGTGATTAACGATTACACTGGTATTGCTATGTCTATCCCAACCCTTACAGACGAGCAAAAGATTCAAATTGGTGGCGAAGAGGCAAAAAGCGGCGCACCTATTGCGGTATACGGCCCTGGTACTGGCTTAGGGGTAGCGCACTTAATTCATCACGATAGTGAATACGTTTGTATTCCTGGAGAAGGTGGGCATGTAGAGTTTGCCGCAAATGATGAAAAAGAAGCTCACGTATTAAGCTTTTTACAAAAACGGTATGGCCATGTTTCGGCAGAACGTTTGTTATCTGGCCCTGGCTTGGTAAACATTTACCAAGGCTTAATGGATTTTCACGGTAAAGTGGGCGAAGACTATCAGCCTTCCGATGTTACGTCTCGCGGCGTAGACGGCAGCTGCCCTGTGTGTGTAGAAGCTATGGAAGTATTCTGTAGAGCGCTGGGGTCGTTTGGCGGTAATCTAGCGCTAAATATGTCTACCTTTGGTGGGGTTTACATCGCCGGTGGCATTATTACGCGTTTCATGGAGTTCTTTAATAACAGTGAATTTCGTGCTCGCTTTGAAGCAAAAGGCCGTTTTGTTGATTTTGTTGCTAAGGTGCCAGTATTCATTATTACTGAAGAGCAACCAGGCCTACAAGGCGCTGCCGCTTACCTACGCCAGAGCAACGGTTACCGTATCTAA
- a CDS encoding MurR/RpiR family transcriptional regulator gives MNTLEKITKNLENFSKSERKVAEVIIASPQTAIHSSIAALAKLADVSEPTVNRFCRRLDTKGFPDFKLHLAQSLANGTPYVNRHVDEEDGPEAYTSKIFESSMASLEAAKNSLDPNAVNRAVDLLTQAKKISFFGLGASASVAQDALNKFFRFNVPVSYFDDVVMMRMSCIVATEEDVIILISHTGRTKAMIDIAVLAQQNDSTVIGITSKDSPLAKECNLVLSMDVPEDTDVYMPMASRIAQMALIDVLATGFTLRRGEKFRENLRKVKQSLKDSRTDKLL, from the coding sequence ATGAATACGCTTGAGAAAATAACCAAAAACTTAGAAAATTTCAGCAAGTCAGAAAGAAAGGTTGCTGAAGTGATTATCGCCTCCCCTCAAACGGCGATTCATTCTAGTATTGCTGCATTGGCCAAATTGGCAGACGTAAGCGAACCTACAGTAAACCGTTTTTGTAGACGCTTAGACACCAAAGGTTTTCCAGACTTTAAACTGCATTTAGCGCAAAGCTTGGCTAACGGCACACCTTACGTAAACCGTCACGTTGATGAAGAGGACGGCCCAGAAGCCTATACCTCTAAAATTTTTGAATCGTCAATGGCCAGTTTAGAAGCTGCGAAAAATAGTTTAGACCCAAATGCGGTTAACCGCGCTGTAGATTTGCTCACTCAAGCAAAGAAAATTTCATTCTTTGGTTTGGGGGCTTCGGCTTCTGTAGCGCAAGACGCCTTAAACAAATTTTTCCGCTTCAATGTACCGGTCAGTTACTTTGACGATGTCGTTATGATGCGTATGAGCTGTATTGTTGCCACCGAAGAAGATGTGATTATTTTGATTTCTCATACCGGTCGCACCAAAGCGATGATCGACATTGCGGTATTAGCTCAGCAAAACGATTCTACTGTTATTGGTATCACCAGCAAAGACTCGCCCTTAGCCAAAGAGTGTAATTTAGTGCTGTCGATGGACGTGCCCGAAGATACTGACGTATATATGCCAATGGCATCACGGATTGCCCAAATGGCACTAATTGATGTATTAGCAACTGGCTTTACCCTGCGCCGCGGCGAGAAATTTAGAGAAAACCTGCGCAAGGTTAAACAAAGCTTAAAAGACTCTCGAACCGATAAGTTACTCTAA
- a CDS encoding SCO family protein — translation MVFDKKTITASCLILLAIVLIPLLLVISQIFNGGYGLKTSHQMVDFKWQDVSGDWQQFSQWVQGPSYVFLGFLGCSEVCSMRIGQMGQLNSWLDSLPASQGQKVNFLFITIDPDNDTPSIRAQLIDSRSDRFFSATLPPSELTKLQYSLREKLNADEATLNHVGNLYLFSSNATLQRIYTQWQLSVESMQADLQPLL, via the coding sequence ATGGTGTTTGATAAAAAAACAATTACCGCTTCGTGCTTAATATTATTGGCTATCGTGCTAATACCTCTGTTGCTAGTTATATCACAAATATTTAATGGCGGTTATGGGCTTAAAACATCTCATCAAATGGTTGATTTTAAGTGGCAAGATGTCTCCGGCGATTGGCAGCAATTTAGCCAATGGGTGCAGGGGCCAAGCTATGTATTCCTTGGCTTCTTAGGCTGTTCAGAAGTCTGCTCGATGCGAATCGGACAAATGGGCCAGTTGAACAGTTGGCTGGATTCTTTGCCTGCATCTCAAGGACAAAAGGTAAACTTCTTGTTTATCACTATCGATCCTGACAACGATACTCCAAGTATTAGAGCTCAGCTTATTGATTCTCGTTCTGACCGTTTTTTTAGTGCCACTCTCCCGCCAAGCGAATTAACTAAACTACAATATAGTTTACGAGAAAAGCTAAACGCTGATGAGGCTACGCTAAATCATGTTGGTAATTTATATTTATTTTCGTCGAATGCTACTTTGCAGCGTATTTACACGCAATGGCAGCTGTCGGTCGAAAGTATGCAAGCCGATTTACAGCCCCTATTATAA
- a CDS encoding M20 family peptidase, with translation MLPKKISSLCKIALLSTSMLAPSIMALETDNSIVAIEAAKRLSAGIQFPTISNQDRSDFDTDAFDGYHAYLEKTYPLLHKNLTKEVLGKERKYSLLYTWEGSNKDLAPIVLMGHQDVVPVVPGTEKDWAYDAYSGHIDDKYIWGRGSLDDKIMIHAIMEAIEIQLAAGFQPERTIYLSFGQDEEVGGPEGTKHIVEVLQERGVSNIALVVDEGLPVTAGIFPGFDKPAALLGIAEKGYLTLELKVEGPGGHSAMPPEESNIGILANAITKLESNPFPVSLTDSVREQFKAMAPHMTEQQREQIKDDKSLLNYLYSNPITRAMIHTTTAVTVINGGVKENVMAPSASALVNFRILQGDSIESVTEYVTNVINDERVTITDNSASINPSPVAGTGAEYKLIEKTIHQTWNDQDDLAVVPYLVIGGADAKWFAATDMVKNVYRFTAVRVESAADAARWHGINERVLIKEYANSIRFFRNLLDNMQDM, from the coding sequence ATGCTTCCAAAAAAAATATCTAGTTTGTGTAAAATCGCTTTGCTTAGTACCTCTATGTTGGCGCCATCGATCATGGCGCTAGAAACAGACAACAGTATTGTTGCGATTGAAGCTGCAAAAAGATTGTCAGCGGGCATTCAGTTTCCAACTATATCTAACCAAGACCGCTCTGATTTTGATACTGACGCGTTTGACGGCTATCACGCTTATTTAGAAAAGACCTACCCCCTACTGCATAAAAACCTTACCAAAGAAGTATTAGGTAAAGAGCGAAAATATAGCTTGCTTTACACCTGGGAAGGCAGCAATAAAGATCTAGCGCCCATCGTATTAATGGGACATCAAGATGTGGTACCGGTCGTACCAGGCACTGAAAAAGATTGGGCGTATGATGCATACTCGGGGCATATCGATGATAAATATATATGGGGTCGCGGCTCTTTAGACGACAAAATCATGATCCACGCGATTATGGAAGCGATTGAAATACAACTTGCCGCTGGTTTTCAACCTGAACGCACCATCTATTTATCTTTTGGCCAAGATGAAGAAGTAGGCGGCCCAGAAGGAACCAAACACATTGTAGAAGTTCTCCAAGAACGTGGGGTAAGTAATATTGCACTGGTAGTTGATGAGGGCTTACCTGTAACCGCCGGCATTTTCCCTGGATTTGATAAACCTGCGGCTCTACTTGGTATAGCTGAAAAAGGTTACTTAACGTTAGAGCTTAAAGTTGAAGGCCCTGGTGGTCACTCAGCAATGCCTCCAGAAGAATCAAATATCGGTATATTAGCCAACGCAATTACAAAGCTGGAATCTAATCCGTTTCCGGTTTCTTTAACAGACTCGGTGCGTGAGCAATTCAAAGCGATGGCGCCTCACATGACAGAACAGCAGCGTGAGCAAATAAAAGATGACAAGTCATTATTAAACTATCTATATTCTAATCCTATTACTAGGGCAATGATTCATACCACAACTGCCGTCACCGTCATAAACGGTGGTGTAAAAGAAAACGTAATGGCACCCAGTGCCAGTGCCTTAGTGAACTTTCGTATTCTTCAAGGCGACAGCATAGAATCGGTTACTGAATACGTTACCAATGTAATCAATGATGAACGCGTCACCATTACCGATAATTCAGCATCGATTAATCCCTCTCCAGTAGCGGGAACAGGCGCAGAATACAAATTAATTGAAAAAACCATCCATCAAACTTGGAATGACCAAGATGATCTTGCAGTAGTACCTTACTTGGTGATCGGTGGTGCTGACGCTAAATGGTTTGCCGCCACAGACATGGTGAAAAATGTTTATCGTTTTACCGCTGTGCGTGTTGAATCAGCCGCCGATGCCGCTCGCTGGCATGGAATTAATGAAAGAGTTCTAATTAAAGAATACGCCAATTCAATTCGGTTCTTCCGCAACTTACTTGATAACATGCAAGATATGTAA
- the bufB gene encoding MNIO family bufferin maturase → MINKSYGLGLRSAYAEQLLTKNLDIDWLEIHAENYFNPHSYDYHLLKQIAEHSPISVHGVGLSLGSTDALSHTHLAKLKALIDDINPFIVSEHLSWSSVNGRFYNDLLPLPYTDECLQLFIEHVNQAQDYLGRQLLIENPSAYLSYHESHIHEPEFLNQLVAATGCGLLLDINNVYVSGHNLGWDNHQYFEQLNVDAVKEIHLAGYTEKQLDNKTVLIDSHNQKVHPQVWQLYRHFESRFSNSIPTLIEWDSDFPALEVLINEVNLAKAITTESAEVRSA, encoded by the coding sequence ATGATAAATAAATCCTACGGCTTGGGCCTACGGTCAGCCTATGCAGAACAACTGTTGACCAAAAATTTAGATATCGATTGGCTGGAGATCCACGCCGAGAATTATTTCAATCCCCACTCTTACGATTATCACCTGCTCAAGCAAATAGCTGAACATAGCCCTATCAGCGTGCATGGTGTGGGTTTGTCTTTAGGCTCTACCGATGCATTAAGCCACACGCACTTGGCTAAACTTAAAGCCCTTATAGACGACATTAATCCATTTATAGTGTCAGAACATTTAAGCTGGAGCAGTGTGAACGGCCGTTTTTATAATGATTTATTGCCGCTTCCTTATACCGACGAATGCCTCCAACTATTTATTGAACATGTAAATCAAGCACAAGATTATCTAGGTCGACAATTACTGATTGAGAATCCGTCTGCCTATTTGTCCTATCACGAAAGTCACATCCATGAACCTGAATTTCTTAACCAGTTAGTCGCGGCTACAGGGTGCGGTTTATTGCTCGACATCAACAATGTTTATGTTAGCGGCCACAATTTAGGCTGGGATAATCATCAATACTTTGAACAGCTAAATGTCGACGCTGTAAAAGAAATACACCTTGCCGGTTATACCGAAAAGCAGCTTGATAATAAAACCGTTCTTATCGACAGCCATAACCAAAAAGTTCATCCGCAGGTATGGCAACTGTATCGCCATTTTGAGTCACGTTTCAGTAATAGCATTCCCACACTGATTGAATGGGACAGCGACTTTCCCGCCTTAGAGGTGTTAATCAATGAGGTGAACCTTGCCAAGGCTATTACGACTGAATCAGCAGAGGTGCGCAGTGCTTAA